A genome region from Oncorhynchus gorbuscha isolate QuinsamMale2020 ecotype Even-year linkage group LG26, OgorEven_v1.0, whole genome shotgun sequence includes the following:
- the LOC124015522 gene encoding fas-binding factor 1-like isoform X3 encodes MFTNNSLVDRECTLKMLQQRNMRAKQKKGQKSSIDDMLGDLLGDDDFPVKAKALAREAGRLGPSLPSHSGKRSLLGDDDFFSKLAEEAENYEGSDVSEADPTALLESMKDIDDMDADLFGSKKKPSSAPAQSKGSGIGGPMKNPPKSGNKLKGGISDEPDIEEKKPSSAPASTARGYKRFSFTNFDDPLADLLDDLPIEDKNEPKITKKAPPEKSVLSPDSPIIKKKETASPAPVPKKRDELTFDDDEDDLMDALGFGDSPKESPKKNEAVLIPKNESNSELPQRARTRLDEILGRGTSPRLLERPPTGERKDPPQQQEKQKHHQETPTTTDPFLEEDLTFGSYQPTLVTTPEGRHSRRQSVRFSTEDNSASSPEKKPKPTTLTPTFPRPAADWLGLSQDDEEEPPPVPEPLKTPSSSSVGSKPSSSGNHIPQPSTETPNTSFKYSKPVGPSVEVSASQKHEDDWLSGALSRKKTQSSTRSEEKRTTQEDFLGFGDEVDLESFLSKRGSSPASRRKDASTPNKEPGDSPLPREPSHREPSPTAHSTPVREDQFQPAVSARVGFYPDQTPDPSPLPTSATISFPLPQQYHPPALQDHREPGWPSQAELPPNYLAQPWQSMSGPMPHAMMHGFMRLPQQSQMQNTAPVVQPQVSLSANSLQQLLLQQQLESQLLGLGGAVDVAGLQRQKRDTEKQNGHLALQARIIKLEEQVRSLQQELDQNQMLLESVQQRHKQDTELMENTHRARVKLLDDSAAQREARARQECENLAERLATVTRIAEQERMELQEKHQRRLAQTQQDRDREVERLRDLQRKSILEMKKDHEDQVQRLKRLKDEEIDAVTSATSQTRSLTVVIEQMEHFSHRLGDLSSRVESTHENTAQGLEQGARQRDEQLRVMQDRLGQQQRAMAEERTRLKEVIAKMDTQLAEQQRQLEKERWRVNAEQAKADSSQRGLDEERRSLTQHISMEREELERAKSALLEEQQQVMQRCAEERRKLASEWTQFHTQEKLRQDRAEREASRALERDAHREGSIISMAQEQVDLKLRAGELKQHEAAVAREREALERQREELDREKERLSGTGLQLKTRAQEVEAFSKLASERYNEGEKALQESRQVETEHQTRLRSIHSQMERLRQQEQHLHQERMNMTEQRRQMEALKHSLPITPFPQSMAPIFTDFRPVLAVPQMASTKAVRQPPPLVSSPDSTELQARLALLRHTAEKDRDFLQDEQFFLDTLKKAPYNSAFHTD; translated from the exons ATGTTTACCAATAATTCACTGGTAGACAGGGAGTGTACGTTGAAAATGCTACAACAGAGGAACATGCGG GCTAAACAGAAGAAAGGACAGAAGA GTTCAATTGATGATATGTTAGGAGACCTGTTGGGAGATGATG ATTTCCCAGTGAAGGCCAAAGCTCTGGCCCGTGAAGCAGGCAGACTAGGACCTTCTCTACCATCACACAGTGGAAAACG CTCACTATTGGGTGACGACGACTTCTTCAGCAAACTGGCTGAGGAAGCTGAAAATTATGAG GGCTCTGATGTTTCTGAGGCTGATCCCACAGCCTTACTGGAGAGCATGAAG GACATAGATGATATGGACGCTGATCTCTTTGGATCAAAGAAAAAGCCCAGTTCAGCCCCAGCTCAGAGTAAAGGCTCCGGCATTGGAGGACCTATGAAAAATCCTCCTAAATCAGGAAACAAGTTAAAAGGAGGAATCTCAGATGAGCCAGACATTGAGGAGAAGAAGCCAAGTTCTGCTCCTGCATCGACAGCACGTGGCTACAAGAGGTTCAGCTTCACTA ACTTTGATGACCCTTTGGCTGACCTGTTAGATGATCTACCCATAGAAGACAAAAATGAGCCAAAAATCACCAAAAAAGCTCCTCCAGAGAAATCAGTGCTGTCCCCAGACTCCCCTATcataaagaaaaaagaaacag CCTCACCAGCTCCAGTTCCAAAAAAGCGGGACGAGCTTACgtttgatgatgatgaggatgacctAATGGATGCATTGGGGTTTGGGGATAGTCCCAAAGAGAGCCCTAAGAAGAATGAGGCCGTGCTCATACCAAAGAACGAGAG CAACAGTGAGCTCCCTCAAAGAGCACGCACCAGGCTAGATGAGATTCTGGGGCGTGGGACTTCCCCTCGCCTTCTGGAGCGCCCTCcaacaggggagaggaaggaccCTCCGCAGCAGCAGGAAAAGCAGAAGCATCATCAGGAGACCCCCACTACTACAG ACCCTTTCCTAGAAGAAGACCTGACGTTTGGTTCCTATCAACCTACACTGGTCACTACACCGGAGGGACGCCACTCACGCAGACAGTCGGTCAG ATTCTCCACTGAGGACAACAGTGCCTCTTCTCCTGAGAAGAAACCCAAACCCACCACGCTCACCCCTACCTTTCCCCGACCTGCTGCAGACTGGCTGGGGCTCTCGCAGGATGATGAGGAAGAGCCCCCGCCTGTACCAGAACCCTTGAAGACCCCCTCCTCTTCGTCAGTGGGAAGCAAACCCTCCTCTTCTGGCAACCACATTCCACAGCCATCGACAGAGACTCCAAACACCTCCTTCAAATACTCCAAACCAGTAGGACCCAGTGTAGAGGTCTCTGCAAGCCAAAAGCACGAAGATGATTGGCTATCAGGGGCATTGAGCAGGAAGAAGACTCAATCATCCACACGGTCAGAGGAAAAGAGGACAACCCAGGAAGACTTTCTGGGGTTTGGAGACGAGGTGGATCTGGAGTCGTTTCTCAG CAAACGTGGTTCTTCACCAGCTTCCAGGAGGAAAGATGCATCCACCCCCAACAAGGAACCAGG AGATTCTCCTCTGCCCAGGGAGCCCTCCCACAGGGAGCCCAGCCCTACTGCTCATTCTACCCCAGTGAGAGAGGACCAGTTCCAACCTG CTGTGTCTGCTAGAGTAGGCTTCTATCCTGACCAGACCCCAGACCCCTCTCCCCTGCCAACCTCTGCTACCATTAGCTTCCCCCTGCCCCAACAGTACCATCCACCAGCCCTGCAGGATCACAGGGAGCCAGGATGGCCAAGTCAAGCAGAGCTGCCCCCTAACTACCTTGCCCAGCCATGGCAGTCTATGTCTGGCCCCATGCCCCATGCTATGATGCATGGCTTTATGCGGT TGCCACAGCAAAGCCAGATGCAGAACACTGCACCTGTTGTCCAACCACAG GTGTCTCTTTCAGCCAACAGTTTGCAACAACTCTTGCTACAACAGCAG TTGGAGTCCCAGCTGCTGGGGTTAGGGGGAGCTGTGGATGTAGCTGGGctgcagagacagaagagagacactGAGAAGCAAAATGGACATCTAGCTTTACAGGCCCGCATCATCAAACTGGAGGAACAG GTGAGATCTCTACAGCAGGAGCTAGACCAGAACCAGATGTTGCTGGAGAGTGTTCAGCAGAGACACAAGCAGGACACTGAGCTcatggagaacacacacag GGCCCGTGTGAAGCTGCTTGACGATTCCGCGGCACAGCGAGAAGCACGGGCACGACAGGAATGCGAGAACCTAGCAGAGCGCTTAGCCACCGTCACACGTATAGCTGAACAGGAGCGTATGGAGCTGCAGGAAAAGCACCAGCGCAGACTGGCCCAAACCCAGCAGGACAGAGACCGAGAGGTGGAGCGACTCAGAGACCTACAGAG GAAGTCTATTTTGGAGATGAAGAAAGACCACGAGGATCAGGTCCAGAGACTGAAGAGATTGAAGGATGAGGAGATTGATGCAGTGACCAGTGCCACATCACAAACCAG GTCCCTGACAGTGGTGATTGAGCAGATGGAGCATTTCTCCCACAGGCTGGGGGACCTTTCATCTCGGGTGGAGAGCACCCATGAGAACACAGCCCAGGGGCTGGAGCAGGGGGCACGGCAGAGAGACGAACAGCTCCGAG TGATGCAGGACCGTCTGGGCCAGCAACAGAGGGCCATGGCAGAGGAGAGAACAAGGCTCAAAGAAGTCATCGCCAAGATGGACACCCAGCTGGCTGAGCAGCAGAGGCAACTAGAGAAG GAGCGCTGGAGAGTGAATGCAGAACAGGCTAAGGCCGACTCATCTCAGAGAGGCCTGGACGAGGAGAGACGCTCTCTAACTCAGCACAtcagcatggagagagaggagctggagaggGCAAAA AGTGCCCTGTTGGAGGAGCAGCAGCAGGTAATGCAGCGCTgtgcagaggagagaaggaagctgGCGTCTGAGTGGACCCAGTTCCACACCCAGGAGAAGCTGAGGCAGGACCGAGCAGAGCGGGAGGCCAGCCGGGCGCTGGAGAGGGATGCCCACAGAGAGGGCTCCATCATCAGCATGGCGCAG GAACAGGTGGACCTGAAGCTGCGTGCTGGGGAGCTAAAGCAGCATGAGGCAGCTGTAGCACGGGAGAGGGAGgctctggagagacagagggaggaactGGACAGGGAAAAGGAGAGGCTGAGTGGTACAGGCCTGCAGCTGAAGACACGTGCCCAGGAGGTAGAGGCCTTCAGCAAG CTGGCATCAGAAAGATATAATGAGGGGGAGAAGGCCCTACAGGAGTCGAGACAGGTGGAGACTGAGCACCAGACCAGGCTGAGGAGCATCCACTCccagatggagagactgagacagCAGGAACAGCACCTCCATCAG GAGAGAATGAATATGACTGAGCAGCGTAGGCAAATGGAGGCACTCAAGCACAGCCTTCCAATCACTCCTTTCCCTCAATCTATGGCCCCTATATTCACAG ACTTCAGACCAGTGTTGGCAGTACCTCAGATGGCCTCCACCAAGGCTGTTCGCCAGCCCCCACCCCTGGTCTCTAGTCCAGATTCAACAGAGCTCCAGGCCAGATTGGCCCTGCTCAGGCACACAGC
- the LOC124015522 gene encoding fas-binding factor 1 homolog isoform X6, with protein MFTNNSLVDRECTLKMLQQRNMRAKQKKGQKSSIDDMLGDLLGDDDFPVKAKALAREAGRLGPSLPSHSGKRSLLGDDDFFSKLAEEAENYEGSDVSEADPTALLESMKDIDDMDADLFGSKKKPSSAPAQSKGSGIGGPMKNPPKSGNKLKGGISDEPDIEEKKPSSAPASTARGYKRFSFTNDDDDDVLAPTTDTKDFDDPLADLLDDLPIEDKNEPKITKKAPPEKSVLSPDSPIIKKKETASPAPVPKKRDELTFDDDEDDLMDALGFGDSPKESPKKNEAVLIPKNESNSELPQRARTRLDEILGRGTSPRLLERPPTGERKDPPQQQEKQKHHQETPTTTDPFLEEDLTFGSYQPTLVTTPEGRHSRRQSVRFSTEDNSASSPEKKPKPTTLTPTFPRPAADWLGLSQDDEEEPPPVPEPLKTPSSSSVGSKPSSSGNHIPQPSTETPNTSFKYSKPVGPSVEVSASQKHEDDWLSGALSRKKTQSSTRSEEKRTTQEDFLGFGDEVDLESFLSKRGSSPASRRKDASTPNKEPGDSPLPREPSHREPSPTAHSTPVREDQFQPVPQQSQMQNTAPVVQPQVSLSANSLQQLLLQQQLESQLLGLGGAVDVAGLQRQKRDTEKQNGHLALQARIIKLEEQVRSLQQELDQNQMLLESVQQRHKQDTELMENTHRARVKLLDDSAAQREARARQECENLAERLATVTRIAEQERMELQEKHQRRLAQTQQDRDREVERLRDLQRKSILEMKKDHEDQVQRLKRLKDEEIDAVTSATSQTRSLTVVIEQMEHFSHRLGDLSSRVESTHENTAQGLEQGARQRDEQLRVMQDRLGQQQRAMAEERTRLKEVIAKMDTQLAEQQRQLEKERWRVNAEQAKADSSQRGLDEERRSLTQHISMEREELERAKSALLEEQQQVMQRCAEERRKLASEWTQFHTQEKLRQDRAEREASRALERDAHREGSIISMAQEQVDLKLRAGELKQHEAAVAREREALERQREELDREKERLSGTGLQLKTRAQEVEAFSKLASERYNEGEKALQESRQVETEHQTRLRSIHSQMERLRQQEQHLHQERMNMTEQRRQMEALKHSLPITPFPQSMAPIFTDFRPVLAVPQMASTKAVRQPPPLVSSPDSTELQARLALLRHTAEKDRDFLQDEQFFLDTLKKAPYNSAFHTD; from the exons ATGTTTACCAATAATTCACTGGTAGACAGGGAGTGTACGTTGAAAATGCTACAACAGAGGAACATGCGG GCTAAACAGAAGAAAGGACAGAAGA GTTCAATTGATGATATGTTAGGAGACCTGTTGGGAGATGATG ATTTCCCAGTGAAGGCCAAAGCTCTGGCCCGTGAAGCAGGCAGACTAGGACCTTCTCTACCATCACACAGTGGAAAACG CTCACTATTGGGTGACGACGACTTCTTCAGCAAACTGGCTGAGGAAGCTGAAAATTATGAG GGCTCTGATGTTTCTGAGGCTGATCCCACAGCCTTACTGGAGAGCATGAAG GACATAGATGATATGGACGCTGATCTCTTTGGATCAAAGAAAAAGCCCAGTTCAGCCCCAGCTCAGAGTAAAGGCTCCGGCATTGGAGGACCTATGAAAAATCCTCCTAAATCAGGAAACAAGTTAAAAGGAGGAATCTCAGATGAGCCAGACATTGAGGAGAAGAAGCCAAGTTCTGCTCCTGCATCGACAGCACGTGGCTACAAGAGGTTCAGCTTCACTA atgatgatgatgatgatgttcttGCCCCAACAACTGACACAAAAG ACTTTGATGACCCTTTGGCTGACCTGTTAGATGATCTACCCATAGAAGACAAAAATGAGCCAAAAATCACCAAAAAAGCTCCTCCAGAGAAATCAGTGCTGTCCCCAGACTCCCCTATcataaagaaaaaagaaacag CCTCACCAGCTCCAGTTCCAAAAAAGCGGGACGAGCTTACgtttgatgatgatgaggatgacctAATGGATGCATTGGGGTTTGGGGATAGTCCCAAAGAGAGCCCTAAGAAGAATGAGGCCGTGCTCATACCAAAGAACGAGAG CAACAGTGAGCTCCCTCAAAGAGCACGCACCAGGCTAGATGAGATTCTGGGGCGTGGGACTTCCCCTCGCCTTCTGGAGCGCCCTCcaacaggggagaggaaggaccCTCCGCAGCAGCAGGAAAAGCAGAAGCATCATCAGGAGACCCCCACTACTACAG ACCCTTTCCTAGAAGAAGACCTGACGTTTGGTTCCTATCAACCTACACTGGTCACTACACCGGAGGGACGCCACTCACGCAGACAGTCGGTCAG ATTCTCCACTGAGGACAACAGTGCCTCTTCTCCTGAGAAGAAACCCAAACCCACCACGCTCACCCCTACCTTTCCCCGACCTGCTGCAGACTGGCTGGGGCTCTCGCAGGATGATGAGGAAGAGCCCCCGCCTGTACCAGAACCCTTGAAGACCCCCTCCTCTTCGTCAGTGGGAAGCAAACCCTCCTCTTCTGGCAACCACATTCCACAGCCATCGACAGAGACTCCAAACACCTCCTTCAAATACTCCAAACCAGTAGGACCCAGTGTAGAGGTCTCTGCAAGCCAAAAGCACGAAGATGATTGGCTATCAGGGGCATTGAGCAGGAAGAAGACTCAATCATCCACACGGTCAGAGGAAAAGAGGACAACCCAGGAAGACTTTCTGGGGTTTGGAGACGAGGTGGATCTGGAGTCGTTTCTCAG CAAACGTGGTTCTTCACCAGCTTCCAGGAGGAAAGATGCATCCACCCCCAACAAGGAACCAGG AGATTCTCCTCTGCCCAGGGAGCCCTCCCACAGGGAGCCCAGCCCTACTGCTCATTCTACCCCAGTGAGAGAGGACCAGTTCCAACCTG TGCCACAGCAAAGCCAGATGCAGAACACTGCACCTGTTGTCCAACCACAG GTGTCTCTTTCAGCCAACAGTTTGCAACAACTCTTGCTACAACAGCAG TTGGAGTCCCAGCTGCTGGGGTTAGGGGGAGCTGTGGATGTAGCTGGGctgcagagacagaagagagacactGAGAAGCAAAATGGACATCTAGCTTTACAGGCCCGCATCATCAAACTGGAGGAACAG GTGAGATCTCTACAGCAGGAGCTAGACCAGAACCAGATGTTGCTGGAGAGTGTTCAGCAGAGACACAAGCAGGACACTGAGCTcatggagaacacacacag GGCCCGTGTGAAGCTGCTTGACGATTCCGCGGCACAGCGAGAAGCACGGGCACGACAGGAATGCGAGAACCTAGCAGAGCGCTTAGCCACCGTCACACGTATAGCTGAACAGGAGCGTATGGAGCTGCAGGAAAAGCACCAGCGCAGACTGGCCCAAACCCAGCAGGACAGAGACCGAGAGGTGGAGCGACTCAGAGACCTACAGAG GAAGTCTATTTTGGAGATGAAGAAAGACCACGAGGATCAGGTCCAGAGACTGAAGAGATTGAAGGATGAGGAGATTGATGCAGTGACCAGTGCCACATCACAAACCAG GTCCCTGACAGTGGTGATTGAGCAGATGGAGCATTTCTCCCACAGGCTGGGGGACCTTTCATCTCGGGTGGAGAGCACCCATGAGAACACAGCCCAGGGGCTGGAGCAGGGGGCACGGCAGAGAGACGAACAGCTCCGAG TGATGCAGGACCGTCTGGGCCAGCAACAGAGGGCCATGGCAGAGGAGAGAACAAGGCTCAAAGAAGTCATCGCCAAGATGGACACCCAGCTGGCTGAGCAGCAGAGGCAACTAGAGAAG GAGCGCTGGAGAGTGAATGCAGAACAGGCTAAGGCCGACTCATCTCAGAGAGGCCTGGACGAGGAGAGACGCTCTCTAACTCAGCACAtcagcatggagagagaggagctggagaggGCAAAA AGTGCCCTGTTGGAGGAGCAGCAGCAGGTAATGCAGCGCTgtgcagaggagagaaggaagctgGCGTCTGAGTGGACCCAGTTCCACACCCAGGAGAAGCTGAGGCAGGACCGAGCAGAGCGGGAGGCCAGCCGGGCGCTGGAGAGGGATGCCCACAGAGAGGGCTCCATCATCAGCATGGCGCAG GAACAGGTGGACCTGAAGCTGCGTGCTGGGGAGCTAAAGCAGCATGAGGCAGCTGTAGCACGGGAGAGGGAGgctctggagagacagagggaggaactGGACAGGGAAAAGGAGAGGCTGAGTGGTACAGGCCTGCAGCTGAAGACACGTGCCCAGGAGGTAGAGGCCTTCAGCAAG CTGGCATCAGAAAGATATAATGAGGGGGAGAAGGCCCTACAGGAGTCGAGACAGGTGGAGACTGAGCACCAGACCAGGCTGAGGAGCATCCACTCccagatggagagactgagacagCAGGAACAGCACCTCCATCAG GAGAGAATGAATATGACTGAGCAGCGTAGGCAAATGGAGGCACTCAAGCACAGCCTTCCAATCACTCCTTTCCCTCAATCTATGGCCCCTATATTCACAG ACTTCAGACCAGTGTTGGCAGTACCTCAGATGGCCTCCACCAAGGCTGTTCGCCAGCCCCCACCCCTGGTCTCTAGTCCAGATTCAACAGAGCTCCAGGCCAGATTGGCCCTGCTCAGGCACACAGC
- the LOC124015522 gene encoding fas-binding factor 1-like isoform X1 — translation MFTNNSLVDRECTLKMLQQRNMRAKQKKGQKSSIDDMLGDLLGDDDFPVKAKALAREAGRLGPSLPSHSGKRSLLGDDDFFSKLAEEAENYEGSDVSEADPTALLESMKDIDDMDADLFGSKKKPSSAPAQSKGSGIGGPMKNPPKSGNKLKGGISDEPDIEEKKPSSAPASTARGYKRFSFTNDDDDDVLAPTTDTKDFDDPLADLLDDLPIEDKNEPKITKKAPPEKSVLSPDSPIIKKKETASPAPVPKKRDELTFDDDEDDLMDALGFGDSPKESPKKNEAVLIPKNESNSELPQRARTRLDEILGRGTSPRLLERPPTGERKDPPQQQEKQKHHQETPTTTDPFLEEDLTFGSYQPTLVTTPEGRHSRRQSVRFSTEDNSASSPEKKPKPTTLTPTFPRPAADWLGLSQDDEEEPPPVPEPLKTPSSSSVGSKPSSSGNHIPQPSTETPNTSFKYSKPVGPSVEVSASQKHEDDWLSGALSRKKTQSSTRSEEKRTTQEDFLGFGDEVDLESFLSKRGSSPASRRKDASTPNKEPGDSPLPREPSHREPSPTAHSTPVREDQFQPAVSARVGFYPDQTPDPSPLPTSATISFPLPQQYHPPALQDHREPGWPSQAELPPNYLAQPWQSMSGPMPHAMMHGFMRLPQQSQMQNTAPVVQPQVSLSANSLQQLLLQQQLESQLLGLGGAVDVAGLQRQKRDTEKQNGHLALQARIIKLEEQVRSLQQELDQNQMLLESVQQRHKQDTELMENTHRARVKLLDDSAAQREARARQECENLAERLATVTRIAEQERMELQEKHQRRLAQTQQDRDREVERLRDLQRKSILEMKKDHEDQVQRLKRLKDEEIDAVTSATSQTRSLTVVIEQMEHFSHRLGDLSSRVESTHENTAQGLEQGARQRDEQLRVMQDRLGQQQRAMAEERTRLKEVIAKMDTQLAEQQRQLEKERWRVNAEQAKADSSQRGLDEERRSLTQHISMEREELERAKSALLEEQQQVMQRCAEERRKLASEWTQFHTQEKLRQDRAEREASRALERDAHREGSIISMAQEQVDLKLRAGELKQHEAAVAREREALERQREELDREKERLSGTGLQLKTRAQEVEAFSKLASERYNEGEKALQESRQVETEHQTRLRSIHSQMERLRQQEQHLHQERMNMTEQRRQMEALKHSLPITPFPQSMAPIFTDFRPVLAVPQMASTKAVRQPPPLVSSPDSTELQARLALLRHTAEKDRDFLQDEQFFLDTLKKAPYNSAFHTD, via the exons ATGTTTACCAATAATTCACTGGTAGACAGGGAGTGTACGTTGAAAATGCTACAACAGAGGAACATGCGG GCTAAACAGAAGAAAGGACAGAAGA GTTCAATTGATGATATGTTAGGAGACCTGTTGGGAGATGATG ATTTCCCAGTGAAGGCCAAAGCTCTGGCCCGTGAAGCAGGCAGACTAGGACCTTCTCTACCATCACACAGTGGAAAACG CTCACTATTGGGTGACGACGACTTCTTCAGCAAACTGGCTGAGGAAGCTGAAAATTATGAG GGCTCTGATGTTTCTGAGGCTGATCCCACAGCCTTACTGGAGAGCATGAAG GACATAGATGATATGGACGCTGATCTCTTTGGATCAAAGAAAAAGCCCAGTTCAGCCCCAGCTCAGAGTAAAGGCTCCGGCATTGGAGGACCTATGAAAAATCCTCCTAAATCAGGAAACAAGTTAAAAGGAGGAATCTCAGATGAGCCAGACATTGAGGAGAAGAAGCCAAGTTCTGCTCCTGCATCGACAGCACGTGGCTACAAGAGGTTCAGCTTCACTA atgatgatgatgatgatgttcttGCCCCAACAACTGACACAAAAG ACTTTGATGACCCTTTGGCTGACCTGTTAGATGATCTACCCATAGAAGACAAAAATGAGCCAAAAATCACCAAAAAAGCTCCTCCAGAGAAATCAGTGCTGTCCCCAGACTCCCCTATcataaagaaaaaagaaacag CCTCACCAGCTCCAGTTCCAAAAAAGCGGGACGAGCTTACgtttgatgatgatgaggatgacctAATGGATGCATTGGGGTTTGGGGATAGTCCCAAAGAGAGCCCTAAGAAGAATGAGGCCGTGCTCATACCAAAGAACGAGAG CAACAGTGAGCTCCCTCAAAGAGCACGCACCAGGCTAGATGAGATTCTGGGGCGTGGGACTTCCCCTCGCCTTCTGGAGCGCCCTCcaacaggggagaggaaggaccCTCCGCAGCAGCAGGAAAAGCAGAAGCATCATCAGGAGACCCCCACTACTACAG ACCCTTTCCTAGAAGAAGACCTGACGTTTGGTTCCTATCAACCTACACTGGTCACTACACCGGAGGGACGCCACTCACGCAGACAGTCGGTCAG ATTCTCCACTGAGGACAACAGTGCCTCTTCTCCTGAGAAGAAACCCAAACCCACCACGCTCACCCCTACCTTTCCCCGACCTGCTGCAGACTGGCTGGGGCTCTCGCAGGATGATGAGGAAGAGCCCCCGCCTGTACCAGAACCCTTGAAGACCCCCTCCTCTTCGTCAGTGGGAAGCAAACCCTCCTCTTCTGGCAACCACATTCCACAGCCATCGACAGAGACTCCAAACACCTCCTTCAAATACTCCAAACCAGTAGGACCCAGTGTAGAGGTCTCTGCAAGCCAAAAGCACGAAGATGATTGGCTATCAGGGGCATTGAGCAGGAAGAAGACTCAATCATCCACACGGTCAGAGGAAAAGAGGACAACCCAGGAAGACTTTCTGGGGTTTGGAGACGAGGTGGATCTGGAGTCGTTTCTCAG CAAACGTGGTTCTTCACCAGCTTCCAGGAGGAAAGATGCATCCACCCCCAACAAGGAACCAGG AGATTCTCCTCTGCCCAGGGAGCCCTCCCACAGGGAGCCCAGCCCTACTGCTCATTCTACCCCAGTGAGAGAGGACCAGTTCCAACCTG CTGTGTCTGCTAGAGTAGGCTTCTATCCTGACCAGACCCCAGACCCCTCTCCCCTGCCAACCTCTGCTACCATTAGCTTCCCCCTGCCCCAACAGTACCATCCACCAGCCCTGCAGGATCACAGGGAGCCAGGATGGCCAAGTCAAGCAGAGCTGCCCCCTAACTACCTTGCCCAGCCATGGCAGTCTATGTCTGGCCCCATGCCCCATGCTATGATGCATGGCTTTATGCGGT TGCCACAGCAAAGCCAGATGCAGAACACTGCACCTGTTGTCCAACCACAG GTGTCTCTTTCAGCCAACAGTTTGCAACAACTCTTGCTACAACAGCAG TTGGAGTCCCAGCTGCTGGGGTTAGGGGGAGCTGTGGATGTAGCTGGGctgcagagacagaagagagacactGAGAAGCAAAATGGACATCTAGCTTTACAGGCCCGCATCATCAAACTGGAGGAACAG GTGAGATCTCTACAGCAGGAGCTAGACCAGAACCAGATGTTGCTGGAGAGTGTTCAGCAGAGACACAAGCAGGACACTGAGCTcatggagaacacacacag GGCCCGTGTGAAGCTGCTTGACGATTCCGCGGCACAGCGAGAAGCACGGGCACGACAGGAATGCGAGAACCTAGCAGAGCGCTTAGCCACCGTCACACGTATAGCTGAACAGGAGCGTATGGAGCTGCAGGAAAAGCACCAGCGCAGACTGGCCCAAACCCAGCAGGACAGAGACCGAGAGGTGGAGCGACTCAGAGACCTACAGAG GAAGTCTATTTTGGAGATGAAGAAAGACCACGAGGATCAGGTCCAGAGACTGAAGAGATTGAAGGATGAGGAGATTGATGCAGTGACCAGTGCCACATCACAAACCAG GTCCCTGACAGTGGTGATTGAGCAGATGGAGCATTTCTCCCACAGGCTGGGGGACCTTTCATCTCGGGTGGAGAGCACCCATGAGAACACAGCCCAGGGGCTGGAGCAGGGGGCACGGCAGAGAGACGAACAGCTCCGAG TGATGCAGGACCGTCTGGGCCAGCAACAGAGGGCCATGGCAGAGGAGAGAACAAGGCTCAAAGAAGTCATCGCCAAGATGGACACCCAGCTGGCTGAGCAGCAGAGGCAACTAGAGAAG GAGCGCTGGAGAGTGAATGCAGAACAGGCTAAGGCCGACTCATCTCAGAGAGGCCTGGACGAGGAGAGACGCTCTCTAACTCAGCACAtcagcatggagagagaggagctggagaggGCAAAA AGTGCCCTGTTGGAGGAGCAGCAGCAGGTAATGCAGCGCTgtgcagaggagagaaggaagctgGCGTCTGAGTGGACCCAGTTCCACACCCAGGAGAAGCTGAGGCAGGACCGAGCAGAGCGGGAGGCCAGCCGGGCGCTGGAGAGGGATGCCCACAGAGAGGGCTCCATCATCAGCATGGCGCAG GAACAGGTGGACCTGAAGCTGCGTGCTGGGGAGCTAAAGCAGCATGAGGCAGCTGTAGCACGGGAGAGGGAGgctctggagagacagagggaggaactGGACAGGGAAAAGGAGAGGCTGAGTGGTACAGGCCTGCAGCTGAAGACACGTGCCCAGGAGGTAGAGGCCTTCAGCAAG CTGGCATCAGAAAGATATAATGAGGGGGAGAAGGCCCTACAGGAGTCGAGACAGGTGGAGACTGAGCACCAGACCAGGCTGAGGAGCATCCACTCccagatggagagactgagacagCAGGAACAGCACCTCCATCAG GAGAGAATGAATATGACTGAGCAGCGTAGGCAAATGGAGGCACTCAAGCACAGCCTTCCAATCACTCCTTTCCCTCAATCTATGGCCCCTATATTCACAG ACTTCAGACCAGTGTTGGCAGTACCTCAGATGGCCTCCACCAAGGCTGTTCGCCAGCCCCCACCCCTGGTCTCTAGTCCAGATTCAACAGAGCTCCAGGCCAGATTGGCCCTGCTCAGGCACACAGC